The following coding sequences lie in one Silvanigrella aquatica genomic window:
- a CDS encoding iron-containing alcohol dehydrogenase family protein: MSTIYHVPKVHFGKNSLSELSSILDNFKNNLIIIDKNLINHASLNILKNNNFSLISVDTSTEPSVDYVDELSLQVRNIINLECVVGIGGGSSLDIAKALANLYTNPGSAALYQGWDLLNNPSLYTVGIPTLPGTGAESSKTCVLLNKVKNLKLGMNSQYSVFKEVICDSNLLKSIPKNLFFYTVMDAFFHCMELLNGFFRSPFSDAYAQQALKLIDDIFSSDDPMSDVNLEKAMLASFLGGSAIANSYVGIIHPLSAGLSTVFGTPHSVANCIVMQAMEEYYPKEYNLFMSYKEKNNYTLPTGITKNLSNEEYLKLYQSSICHQKPLINALGEDFENILTLDKVVNLFKMM, encoded by the coding sequence ATGTCAACAATATATCATGTTCCTAAGGTTCATTTTGGTAAAAACTCACTTTCAGAATTGAGCAGTATTTTAGATAATTTTAAAAATAATCTAATTATTATAGATAAAAATCTTATTAATCATGCCTCTTTAAATATTTTGAAAAATAATAATTTCAGTCTCATAAGTGTGGATACCTCAACAGAACCATCTGTTGATTATGTTGACGAACTATCCTTACAAGTACGCAACATAATTAATTTAGAATGCGTGGTAGGCATAGGAGGAGGATCGTCTCTTGACATCGCAAAAGCTCTTGCAAACCTTTACACGAATCCTGGTTCGGCGGCTTTATACCAAGGCTGGGATTTACTCAATAATCCTTCCCTATATACAGTTGGAATTCCAACTCTGCCAGGGACAGGCGCTGAAAGCTCTAAAACATGCGTTTTGCTAAATAAAGTTAAAAATTTAAAACTTGGCATGAACTCTCAGTACAGTGTTTTTAAGGAAGTTATTTGTGACTCAAATTTATTAAAATCCATTCCTAAAAATTTATTTTTCTACACGGTGATGGACGCATTTTTTCATTGCATGGAATTACTTAATGGTTTTTTTAGAAGTCCTTTCTCAGACGCTTATGCACAGCAAGCATTAAAATTAATTGATGACATTTTTTCCTCTGATGATCCTATGAGCGATGTCAATCTAGAAAAAGCTATGTTAGCATCGTTTTTGGGTGGTAGTGCTATAGCGAATAGTTATGTAGGAATCATTCATCCATTATCGGCAGGTCTTAGTACAGTTTTTGGAACACCTCATAGTGTTGCCAACTGTATTGTGATGCAAGCTATGGAAGAATACTATCCAAAGGAGTATAATCTCTTTATGTCTTATAAAGAAAAAAATAATTATACCCTACCTACGGGGATTACAAAAAATCTTTCAAATGAAGAGTATTTAAAATTATACCAATCATCTATTTGTCATCAAAAGCCTCTTATAAATGCTTTAGGAGAGGATTTTGAAAATATCTTAACACTAGACAAAGTTGTTAATCTCTTTAAAATGATGTGA
- a CDS encoding NAD(P)-dependent oxidoreductase, which yields MNNNVIAVTSPSFSQSSVLVNELTSLGCRVVLNSSGIRFNETNLIEFINSCKANAIIVGLEKISETVLTTCRSVNFISKFGVGLDNLDLSACEKNGIKIGWTSGLNNRSVTELVLAFSLGHLRNSTKAIYQMSKGIWNKNGGKELSNCTFGIVGMGNIGTDLAKVLSAFGCHILFYDILDKSTNEDVTKLGLKQVSYQILLKNSDVISFHVPLTKESQYMFSTKQIELVKPDCFIINTSRGAVIDFEKVCSAVLNNKISGFASDVFIEEPYDVSSWSEVPNLYFTPHIGGNSKEAVLNMGRSAINHIANYFGVKHNEK from the coding sequence ATGAATAATAATGTCATAGCAGTTACATCACCCTCTTTTTCACAATCCTCTGTTCTTGTGAATGAATTAACTTCATTAGGATGTAGGGTGGTTTTAAATTCTTCTGGTATTCGTTTTAATGAAACAAATTTAATTGAATTTATTAATTCTTGTAAAGCAAATGCAATTATAGTTGGCTTAGAAAAAATAAGTGAAACTGTTTTGACAACTTGTAGAAGTGTAAATTTTATTAGTAAATTTGGAGTTGGACTTGATAATTTAGACTTAAGTGCTTGTGAAAAAAATGGGATTAAAATTGGTTGGACTTCAGGATTAAATAATAGATCTGTTACTGAACTTGTTCTTGCTTTTTCTTTGGGGCATTTAAGAAATTCAACTAAGGCTATTTATCAAATGTCTAAAGGAATTTGGAATAAAAATGGGGGAAAGGAACTTTCAAATTGTACATTTGGAATTGTAGGAATGGGAAATATTGGCACGGATCTTGCTAAAGTTTTAAGTGCGTTTGGTTGTCATATTTTATTTTATGATATTTTAGATAAATCCACGAATGAGGATGTTACTAAATTAGGATTGAAGCAGGTATCATACCAAATTTTATTAAAAAACTCTGATGTTATTTCTTTTCACGTTCCTTTAACTAAGGAAAGTCAATATATGTTTTCTACGAAACAAATAGAATTGGTAAAGCCAGATTGTTTTATAATTAATACATCTAGAGGTGCTGTGATTGATTTTGAAAAAGTTTGTTCAGCAGTTCTAAATAATAAAATAAGTGGATTCGCTTCAGATGTATTTATAGAAGAGCCTTATGACGTTAGTTCTTGGTCTGAAGTTCCAAATTTATATTTTACTCCACATATAGGTGGAAATTCAAAAGAAGCTGTACTAAATATGGGGCGTTCCGCTATTAATCATATTGCAAATTATTTTGGTGTAAAACACAATGAAAAATGA
- a CDS encoding LIC12162 family transferase, whose product MLLVTTPIEKFWDAKKDILFLGEYCKHYSRKEYWQTLNFSTFHTIWSDSSKKKIYANYLNSIQEKTIEYLVEKLNEVHGTKFSKRYWRILLTPFLMHYIPNFFDKYIHILEVKKMFPHNLSTIILSEESFFDINLAEEFISEMVKDEWNLQITSQIIQKIGDIKICDIKKLERKDQKIGLMYELKCFLKNIITFLLMFILRKSSIRNFCQQLPLIQSFSLYFFSFFEFVPCKKIKIKKNKYLKNNMEMRSIFSSYKDVNDDKFCDILMQSFEKNFPLQFIEGFEYYFKKAKFLYGSKCPKVIIQDTSIYSDSLFAMWFAYCIEKGTKSIGFQHGGGYGDRLYNPSQNFELKVNDYYISWGWKKEGYNILPLPSPIIYIPQKKLIEVNNNKDIMLVGTVIPQHFIRYDCQPIDLQFLEYLNWELRFYQSISKEISSNFYIRTYPVDYNWNIKKRLLNNSVRVNSKKNFQEALLNCKIFVSDNLNTTFLYSLAINKPTILFWDQNLWESTSEALHYYSILEKAGIFHRNPESAALKINEIYYSVDLWWKSEEIQKARLLFVENYAKTSDCWERVWVKEIKNLIRY is encoded by the coding sequence ATGCTTTTAGTTACAACTCCTATTGAAAAATTTTGGGATGCTAAGAAAGATATTTTATTTTTAGGTGAATATTGTAAACACTACAGTCGAAAAGAATATTGGCAGACTTTAAATTTTAGCACTTTCCATACTATTTGGAGTGATTCAAGTAAAAAGAAAATTTATGCAAATTATTTAAATTCCATTCAAGAAAAAACTATTGAATATCTCGTTGAAAAATTAAATGAAGTTCATGGAACAAAATTTTCTAAGAGATACTGGAGAATTTTATTAACCCCTTTTTTAATGCACTATATTCCAAATTTTTTTGACAAATATATTCATATTCTTGAAGTAAAAAAAATGTTTCCCCATAATCTTTCAACAATAATACTTAGTGAAGAGTCATTTTTTGATATTAATCTTGCTGAAGAATTCATTTCAGAAATGGTTAAAGATGAATGGAATTTACAAATAACATCACAAATTATTCAAAAAATTGGTGATATAAAGATATGTGATATTAAAAAATTAGAAAGAAAAGATCAGAAAATAGGGTTAATGTATGAATTGAAGTGTTTTTTAAAGAATATTATTACATTTCTATTAATGTTTATTTTAAGAAAATCTTCTATTAGAAATTTTTGTCAGCAATTGCCATTAATACAATCTTTTTCCTTATATTTTTTTTCTTTTTTTGAATTTGTACCTTGTAAAAAAATTAAAATAAAAAAAAATAAATATTTGAAAAACAATATGGAAATGCGAAGTATTTTTTCTTCTTATAAAGATGTAAATGACGATAAATTTTGCGATATTTTAATGCAAAGTTTTGAAAAAAATTTTCCATTGCAATTTATTGAAGGATTTGAATATTATTTTAAAAAAGCAAAATTTTTATACGGAAGCAAATGTCCTAAAGTAATAATTCAGGATACATCAATTTATTCAGATTCACTTTTTGCAATGTGGTTTGCATATTGTATTGAAAAAGGTACAAAATCAATTGGATTTCAGCATGGTGGTGGATATGGCGATCGTTTGTATAATCCAAGCCAAAATTTTGAATTAAAGGTTAATGATTATTACATTTCTTGGGGCTGGAAAAAAGAGGGTTACAATATTCTTCCACTTCCTAGCCCTATCATATACATTCCTCAAAAAAAATTAATTGAAGTAAACAATAATAAAGATATTATGTTAGTTGGAACTGTTATTCCTCAACATTTTATACGTTATGATTGCCAACCTATAGATTTGCAATTTTTAGAATATTTAAATTGGGAATTACGTTTTTATCAATCAATTTCTAAAGAAATATCTAGTAATTTTTATATTAGAACTTACCCTGTAGATTATAATTGGAACATAAAAAAAAGACTTTTAAATAATTCAGTAAGAGTAAATTCAAAGAAAAATTTTCAAGAAGCGTTACTTAATTGTAAAATTTTTGTAAGCGATAATTTAAATACTACATTTCTTTATTCTTTAGCTATTAATAAACCAACCATATTATTTTGGGATCAAAATTTGTGGGAAAGCACAAGTGAGGCTTTGCATTATTATTCTATTCTTGAGAAGGCGGGTATTTTTCATAGAAACCCTGAATCAGCCGCGTTAAAAATTAATGAGATATATTATTCAGTTGATTTGTGGTGGAAGTCTGAAGAAATACAAAAAGCAAGATTATTATTTGTTGAAAATTATGCTAAGACATCAGACTGTTGGGAGAGAGTCTGGGTAAAAGAAATCAAAAATTTAATTAGATATTAA
- a CDS encoding cytidylyltransferase domain-containing protein — MNQRIVAVIAVRMDSVRLPGKTLFNIHGKPLLEHLLDRVKSTYYIDDIIVATSHETVDNPIEVFCNKYGVSCYRGSKEHVLERIKEALAQSKATIGVNIYGDGPLICPEIIDYMILTFLMQDFDFVSNTLETTFPPGMEVEVFKFETLEKSYQLVSSSEELEHATLFIRKHPDIFKIYNSRANGKYYLPNHHLEVDEIKDTLLIEKIIEYQLITQDLSFNGIYNFFQKNPEASSLNQSVFRKWKQFREKQC, encoded by the coding sequence ATGAATCAAAGAATTGTGGCTGTAATTGCAGTACGTATGGATTCAGTTCGTTTACCTGGTAAAACTCTGTTTAATATCCATGGTAAACCTTTACTAGAGCATCTTTTAGATCGTGTTAAATCCACATATTATATTGATGATATTATTGTAGCAACTAGTCATGAAACAGTAGACAATCCCATTGAAGTATTCTGCAATAAATACGGAGTTAGTTGCTACAGAGGTTCAAAAGAACACGTTTTAGAGCGTATTAAAGAAGCACTAGCACAATCTAAAGCAACTATCGGAGTTAATATATACGGCGATGGCCCCTTAATTTGTCCCGAAATTATTGATTACATGATATTAACATTTTTAATGCAAGATTTCGATTTCGTAAGTAACACTCTTGAAACTACTTTTCCTCCCGGAATGGAAGTAGAAGTATTTAAATTTGAAACTTTAGAAAAATCTTATCAGTTAGTTAGCTCATCTGAAGAACTTGAACATGCTACTTTATTCATCCGTAAACACCCTGATATATTCAAAATATATAATAGCAGGGCAAATGGTAAATATTATTTACCAAATCATCATCTTGAAGTTGATGAAATAAAAGACACTTTATTAATTGAAAAAATTATTGAATACCAATTAATTACTCAAGATTTGTCTTTTAATGGCATATATAATTTTTTTCAAAAAAACCCAGAAGCAAGTAGTCTAAACCAGAGTGTTTTTAGAAAATGGAAACAGTTTAGAGAAAAGCAGTGTTAA
- a CDS encoding glycosyltransferase family 2 protein, whose amino-acid sequence MKNNLAVSVIIPVYNGELYIARCLRSILKQTLHHDQYEIIVVNDHSTDKTSFVLNLFKEEIKIINLSQNLGLPSALNEGIRNAQGKYIVRLDSDDFVNKDYLFILSLFLEMNHEFDAVCCDYYLIDDKEDVIRRCNSEKDPIGCGIMFRIEQLIEIGLYDESFLINEEVDLKERFSKKYGITRIPLPLYRYRLHEKNMTKDLEKKAEFDLKINKKHSEAYKNGKNY is encoded by the coding sequence ATGAAAAATAATTTAGCAGTTTCCGTTATAATTCCTGTGTATAATGGCGAGCTCTACATAGCTCGTTGTTTAAGATCTATACTTAAGCAGACTCTACATCATGATCAATACGAAATAATAGTTGTTAATGACCACAGCACCGACAAAACGAGTTTTGTCTTAAATTTATTTAAAGAAGAAATAAAAATAATAAATCTCTCACAGAATTTGGGATTGCCATCAGCTCTAAATGAAGGAATTCGTAACGCTCAAGGAAAATATATTGTTCGCTTAGATTCGGATGATTTTGTCAATAAAGATTATCTTTTTATTTTAAGCTTATTTTTAGAAATGAATCATGAATTTGACGCTGTCTGCTGTGATTATTATTTAATTGATGATAAGGAAGATGTTATTAGAAGATGTAATTCAGAAAAAGATCCAATTGGCTGTGGAATCATGTTTCGTATTGAACAATTAATAGAAATTGGTTTGTATGATGAAAGTTTTTTAATTAATGAGGAAGTTGATCTAAAAGAGCGTTTTTCTAAGAAATATGGTATTACACGAATTCCATTGCCTTTGTATCGTTATCGTTTGCACGAAAAAAATATGACGAAAGATCTTGAAAAAAAAGCAGAATTTGATCTTAAAATTAACAAAAAACACTCGGAAGCTTACAAAAATGGAAAAAATTATTAA
- a CDS encoding N-acetylneuraminate synthase family protein, which yields MKIGNWDSSKSKNPYLIAEVGVNHECNMDIAKKQVRLAKDGGANAIKFQTYKAEKLACKNSPSYWNTAEETISNQFDLFKKYDSFGEEQYIEIANYCREIGIDFMSTPFDLEAVDWIDPYVPVFKIASADITNVPLLQKIASKNKPIILSTGASNLPEIEYALNILEENGAKSVAILHCVLSYPCNFEAANLNVIPYLKKVFPKHVVGYSDHTKPDNQMLVITSAWLLGSLIIEKHFTHDKTLPGNDHYHSMDVNDLKIFKNNIEFISSLLGNNSKNVADEEKEARKFARRSIVSAHFIPKGKIIQMEDLICKRPGTGLPPNNINDLIGKMAVRDIHDDHMISALDLN from the coding sequence ATGAAAATAGGAAATTGGGATAGTTCAAAAAGTAAAAATCCATATTTGATTGCTGAAGTTGGTGTAAATCACGAGTGCAATATGGATATAGCTAAGAAACAAGTTCGTTTAGCCAAAGATGGAGGAGCAAATGCGATAAAATTTCAAACTTATAAAGCTGAAAAATTAGCATGTAAAAATAGCCCTTCCTATTGGAATACAGCCGAAGAAACCATTTCAAATCAGTTTGATCTTTTTAAAAAATATGACTCTTTTGGTGAAGAGCAATATATAGAAATCGCTAATTATTGCCGTGAAATTGGAATTGACTTTATGTCAACACCATTTGATCTAGAAGCCGTTGACTGGATTGATCCTTATGTCCCTGTTTTTAAAATTGCCTCGGCCGACATTACTAATGTTCCTTTGTTACAAAAAATAGCTTCAAAAAACAAACCTATTATTTTATCTACTGGTGCCTCTAATCTTCCTGAAATTGAATACGCTCTAAATATCCTTGAAGAAAATGGCGCAAAAAGCGTTGCGATTCTTCATTGCGTATTAAGTTACCCTTGTAACTTTGAAGCAGCCAATCTTAACGTTATTCCATATCTAAAAAAAGTATTTCCAAAGCATGTTGTTGGCTATTCTGACCATACCAAACCAGATAATCAAATGTTGGTCATAACATCCGCGTGGCTTCTCGGCTCTTTGATAATTGAAAAACATTTTACTCATGACAAAACCTTACCTGGCAATGATCATTATCATTCCATGGATGTTAATGACCTTAAAATATTTAAAAATAATATTGAATTTATTTCTTCCCTGCTAGGTAATAATTCTAAAAATGTTGCAGATGAAGAAAAAGAAGCAAGAAAATTTGCGCGTCGAAGTATAGTGTCTGCTCATTTTATTCCTAAAGGAAAAATTATCCAAATGGAAGACTTGATCTGTAAAAGACCAGGAACAGGTTTACCTCCTAATAATATAAATGATTTGATAGGAAAAATGGCTGTTCGCGACATTCATGATGATCACATGATTTCAGCTCTGGATTTAAATTAA
- a CDS encoding DegT/DnrJ/EryC1/StrS family aminotransferase — translation MEKIINWSGRGQQYTSEELKLITEVATLADPLTQGQYQKQFEKDFENYLGQNGHAYAVSSATAAIELAAILCQFEKGDEVIIPAHTFVASAISFARLGCVIKWADIDFHTRVIDIENIRKLITPKTKALMAVHLYGNAAPMQELQELCSNHDIILIEDAAQALGGELNHQKLGTFGDFSCFSFHTHKNISTLGEGGMLWVKDPNLAKMVPGLRHNGLRPFENQEYYWKPAMSNVDFDLQGIWPYNFCMAEVPSALGSALLKRNDQIIEKRTQRANKFLESFKNFPELIFQKIQPQSKHAWHLMTAYYDSEIYGKSRDDLISSLFNTYKLKTVVQYYPLYRYPIFQKSNMSEASCPNTDKFFDNMISFPFHEWMSHDDFDEMIKRVQLALIELRK, via the coding sequence ATGGAAAAAATTATTAATTGGAGTGGCAGAGGCCAACAATATACCAGTGAAGAGCTAAAATTAATTACTGAAGTAGCAACATTAGCCGATCCTTTAACTCAAGGACAATACCAAAAACAATTTGAAAAAGATTTTGAAAATTACCTAGGACAAAACGGGCACGCCTATGCAGTTTCAAGCGCAACCGCCGCTATAGAATTAGCTGCAATACTTTGTCAGTTTGAAAAAGGCGATGAAGTTATTATTCCTGCTCATACATTTGTTGCTTCAGCAATATCTTTTGCTCGTTTGGGATGTGTGATTAAATGGGCGGATATTGATTTTCACACTCGCGTAATCGATATTGAAAATATAAGAAAACTTATTACTCCAAAAACCAAAGCGTTAATGGCTGTTCATCTTTATGGCAATGCAGCGCCTATGCAAGAACTGCAAGAGCTTTGTAGCAATCATGACATAATTTTAATTGAGGATGCAGCTCAAGCATTAGGAGGAGAATTAAATCATCAAAAACTAGGAACATTTGGTGACTTTTCTTGTTTTAGCTTTCATACACACAAAAATATTTCAACTTTAGGTGAAGGCGGAATGCTTTGGGTTAAAGATCCGAATTTAGCTAAAATGGTTCCAGGATTACGGCATAATGGATTACGTCCATTTGAAAATCAAGAATATTATTGGAAACCTGCCATGTCGAATGTTGATTTTGATTTACAAGGTATTTGGCCTTATAATTTTTGTATGGCAGAAGTTCCATCCGCTCTAGGAAGTGCTTTATTAAAGCGTAATGATCAAATTATTGAGAAACGTACACAACGCGCAAATAAATTTCTGGAATCTTTTAAAAATTTTCCAGAATTAATATTTCAAAAAATTCAGCCTCAAAGCAAGCATGCTTGGCATTTAATGACCGCTTATTATGACAGTGAAATTTATGGAAAGTCTAGAGATGATTTGATTAGTTCATTATTTAATACTTATAAATTAAAAACAGTTGTTCAATACTATCCTCTATATCGTTACCCAATTTTTCAAAAGAGTAATATGTCTGAAGCTAGTTGTCCAAATACAGATAAATTTTTTGATAATATGATTTCTTTTCCATTTCATGAGTGGATGAGTCATGACGATTTTGATGAAATGATCAAACGTGTACAATTAGCCTTAATTGAATTGAGAAAATAG
- the kdsB gene encoding 3-deoxy-manno-octulosonate cytidylyltransferase: MHICIIPARMGSSRFPNKPLAPILGIPMLGHVALRCKLEPLFDLVAVATCDQEIFEYCASIGVKAVMTSNRHERASDRIQEALIFLEKKLTEKVTSVTMVQGDEPMVTPSMLKTALSALYSSKSNIVNLCSEIETIEEFCSPNCVKVVLDKNQYALYFSREAVPSISKFKGKIKPLKQVCIIPFQRNFLIEYSNLPPTPLEEIESIDMLRVLEHGMNIYCEIINEKSWPVDVPEDIIRVEKALSTCPLLSRYIK, encoded by the coding sequence ATGCACATTTGTATTATTCCTGCTCGCATGGGCAGTTCACGATTTCCAAATAAACCTTTAGCTCCCATTTTAGGAATACCCATGTTAGGTCATGTGGCATTAAGGTGTAAATTAGAACCCTTATTCGATCTTGTTGCTGTAGCGACTTGTGATCAAGAGATCTTTGAGTATTGCGCAAGTATTGGTGTGAAAGCAGTAATGACTTCCAATAGGCACGAAAGAGCTTCGGATCGCATACAAGAAGCACTTATTTTTTTAGAAAAAAAGCTAACTGAAAAAGTAACATCAGTAACTATGGTTCAGGGAGATGAGCCCATGGTTACTCCAAGCATGTTAAAAACAGCTCTTTCTGCATTATACTCAAGTAAATCAAATATTGTAAATTTATGCTCTGAAATTGAAACAATTGAAGAATTTTGTTCGCCAAATTGTGTAAAAGTGGTTTTAGACAAGAATCAATATGCTCTTTATTTTAGTAGAGAAGCAGTACCAAGTATTTCTAAGTTTAAGGGAAAAATTAAACCTCTAAAACAAGTTTGTATTATTCCTTTTCAAAGAAATTTTCTAATTGAATATAGTAATCTTCCACCCACTCCTTTAGAGGAAATCGAATCAATAGATATGTTAAGAGTACTAGAGCATGGAATGAATATTTATTGTGAAATAATCAATGAAAAGTCGTGGCCAGTCGATGTTCCTGAAGACATCATTCGAGTTGAAAAAGCGTTGAGTACTTGTCCCTTGCTTTCTAGGTATATAAAATGA
- a CDS encoding HpcH/HpaI aldolase family protein — MKVSLGSWLTVLHPTIVDLMTDQKLDWFCVDIEHSPTSYLDLQNSISTIQLKGKKAFARVAQNTHYHLKFPLDAGVDGVIIPMVNSAEEARQAVSNCYYPPKGNRGVGLARAQKYGFAFQEHLQSNLKDLTAIVQIEHFKAVEQIDSILDIDGVAGVFIGPYDLSGSMGIPGQFDHPKMKEAIQRISNATIARNKILGVHIISPKFEQVEEFAQMGYNFIAFSIDTLFLGTAIREELSKIGR; from the coding sequence ATGAAAGTATCATTAGGCAGTTGGTTAACGGTATTACATCCAACCATCGTTGATTTGATGACAGATCAAAAACTAGATTGGTTTTGTGTTGATATAGAGCATTCCCCTACTTCTTATTTAGACTTACAAAATTCAATTTCAACAATTCAATTAAAAGGAAAAAAAGCTTTTGCGAGAGTAGCACAAAATACGCATTATCATTTGAAGTTTCCTTTAGACGCTGGCGTCGATGGTGTCATTATTCCAATGGTAAATTCTGCTGAAGAAGCAAGACAAGCTGTTTCTAATTGTTATTATCCTCCTAAAGGAAATAGAGGTGTTGGTTTAGCAAGAGCACAAAAATATGGATTTGCTTTTCAGGAGCATTTGCAGTCAAATCTTAAAGATTTGACTGCCATTGTTCAAATTGAACATTTTAAAGCAGTTGAGCAAATTGATTCTATTTTAGATATTGATGGAGTTGCAGGGGTTTTTATTGGCCCTTATGACTTGAGTGGTTCTATGGGAATTCCAGGACAATTTGATCATCCTAAAATGAAAGAAGCAATTCAAAGGATATCAAATGCAACAATAGCAAGAAATAAAATTCTTGGTGTGCATATTATTTCTCCAAAGTTTGAACAAGTAGAAGAGTTTGCTCAAATGGGATACAATTTTATTGCTTTTAGTATTGATACTCTTTTTTTGGGAACAGCAATACGTGAGGAACTTTCAAAAATAGGACGTTAA
- a CDS encoding class I SAM-dependent methyltransferase — protein MEYEKISCDFCGSPENSVVASQTDLLYKTTKDTFNVVKCKDCNLHFTNPRPDANTIGNFYVQDYSFHSSRNYIKYLFDKVLGLIANSFFVLFFNPFSFFNPYLIQRMKPKIPDPVLTRIKILKNTKRQKILDIGCGSGTNSHFFGAKGSLNYYKKFADVMGCEFSENARNNLSELGIFCYPFIDKIPSSENYFDIIRMNWSLEHVDKPSHYFKFIKEHLAKDGIAVICIPNNEGHVYQNYPNCLELPIHFYHFNISDIFKYAEKYGLKIKNVNTFSYPGLYYFSSKFYPSLSHYKNMSIFDAWKMNKLLNKSYTENGNDMIVILGL, from the coding sequence ATGGAATATGAAAAAATAAGTTGTGATTTTTGTGGTAGCCCTGAAAACTCTGTAGTTGCTAGTCAGACAGATCTTTTATATAAAACGACGAAAGATACTTTTAATGTTGTTAAGTGTAAAGACTGTAATTTGCACTTTACAAATCCGAGGCCTGACGCAAATACAATTGGTAATTTTTATGTCCAAGATTATTCTTTTCATAGTTCAAGAAATTATATAAAATATTTATTTGATAAAGTTCTTGGTTTGATAGCGAATTCTTTTTTCGTTTTATTTTTTAATCCTTTTTCTTTTTTTAATCCATATCTGATCCAAAGAATGAAACCAAAAATTCCAGACCCAGTTTTAACTAGAATTAAAATTTTAAAAAACACAAAGAGACAAAAAATTCTAGATATTGGCTGTGGTAGCGGAACTAATTCACATTTTTTTGGAGCAAAAGGGAGTTTAAACTATTATAAAAAATTTGCCGATGTAATGGGCTGCGAATTTTCTGAAAATGCTCGTAATAATTTAAGTGAATTAGGAATTTTTTGTTATCCTTTCATTGATAAAATTCCTAGTAGTGAAAATTATTTTGACATTATTCGTATGAACTGGTCTTTAGAACACGTTGACAAGCCTAGTCATTATTTTAAATTTATAAAAGAACATTTGGCAAAAGATGGGATTGCCGTTATTTGTATTCCAAATAATGAAGGTCATGTTTATCAAAATTATCCAAATTGTTTAGAGCTTCCCATACATTTTTATCATTTTAATATAAGTGATATTTTTAAGTATGCAGAAAAATATGGGCTTAAAATAAAAAATGTAAATACCTTTTCATATCCGGGATTATATTATTTTTCTAGTAAATTTTACCCAAGTTTAAGTCATTATAAAAATATGTCGATTTTTGATGCTTGGAAGATGAATAAATTATTAAACAAATCATATACTGAAAATGGGAATGATATGATTGTAATTTTGGGTCTATAA